Genomic window (Leisingera methylohalidivorans DSM 14336):
TGCCCTGGCCTGGGGTGTGGGCCTTCTGATCTTCTTCCCGATCCTCTGGACCATCCTGACCAGCTTCAAGACCGAAGCCCAGGCCATCAGCGACCCGCCGGTCTTCCTGTTCTTTGACTGGACGCTGGAGAACTACACCGTGGTACAGGAGCGCTCCAACTATGGCCGGTTCCTGTGGAATTCGATCATCATCGCAGGCGGCTCCACCATTCTCGGCATTCTGATCGCGGTGCCCGCCGCCTGGTCGATGGCCTTTGTGCCCTCGAAACGGACCAAGGACATTCTTCTGTGGATGCTGTCTACCAAAATGCTGCCTGCCGTGGGCGTGCTGTACCCGATCTACCTGATCTTCATCAAAATGGGGCTGCTGGATACCAAGGTGGGACTGGTCATCGTGCTGATGCTGATCAACCTGCCGATCATCGTCTGGATGCTTTACACCTACTTCAAGGAGATCCCCGGCGAGATCCTGGAGGCCGCCCGGATGGATGGCGCTACCCTGCGCGAAGAGGTGCTGTATATCCTGACGCCCATGGCCATTCCCGGCATCGCCTCGACGCTGCTGCTGAATGTGATCCTGGCCTGGAACGAAGCCTTCTGGACCCTCAACCTGACCGCGGCCAAGGCAGCCCCCCTCACCGCCTTCATCGCCAGCTACTCCAGCCCCGAAGGCCTGTTCTACGCCAAGCTCAGCGCGGCCTCCACTATGGCTATTGCCCCGATCCTGATCCTTGGCTGGTTCAGCCAGAAACAACTCGTCAGCGGCCTGACCTTCGGCGCTGTGAAATAAGGAGACATCAACATGGGACGTATCACTCTGGACAAGGTCTCCAAAAGCTTTGGCGACGTACAAGTCATCCCGCCCTTGGACCTGACCATCGATGATGGCGAATTCACGGTCTTTGTCGGCCCGTCGGGCTGCGGCAAATCCACCCTCTTGCGGCTGATCGCCGGGCTGGAGGATGTGAGCTCCGGCCAGATCCGCATCGACAAACAGGACGCCACATACGTGCCGCCCGCGAAACGCGGGCTGGCGATGGTGTTCCAGTCCTACGCACTCTATCCGCATATGTCGGTGCGCAAGAACATCGCCTTTCCGATGCGGATGGCCAAGGTCCCGGCAGAGGAGCAGAACCGCCGCATCGAAGCCGCGGCCAACGCGCTGAACCTCACCGATTACCTGGACCGCCGCCCCGGCCAGCTGTCCGGCGGACAGCGCCAAAGGGTGGCAATCGGGCGCGCCATTGTGCGCGAGCCTTCGGCGTTCCTGTTCGATGAGCCGTTATCGAACCTTGATGCGGCCCTGAGGGTGGGGATGCGGCTGGAGATTTCCGAGCTGCACGAACGGCTGGAAACCACGATGATCTACGTGACTCACGACCAGGTCGAAGCCATGACCATGGCCGACAAGATCGTGGTGCTGCAGGCCGGTGTAATCGAACAGGTCGGCTCGCCGCTCGAATTGTACCACACGCCGCGCAACAAGTTCGTGGCCGGCTTCATCGGCTCGCCCAAGATGAACTTCATTGAAGGCGCGGAGGCCGCCAAACACGGCGCCCACACCATCGGCGTCCGCCCCGAGCATATCGAGGTGTCCGGCGAGGCCGGCGCCTGGTCCGGCGTGGTCAGCGTTTCGGAACACTTGGGCTCTGACACGTTCTTCCATGTGCATGACAGCGGCCTGGCGGAAACCATCACCGTGCGCGCCGGCGGCGAAGTCGGCTTCCGCCACGGCGACCGCATCTTCATGACCCCGCGCGCCGATGTGATCCACAAGTTTGACGCAGAAGGGCTGCGGATCGCATGAAGCGGCTGGCAGGCAAAACCGCGCTGATAACCGGCGGCGCCCGGGGGATCGGCCGTGCCTTCGCAGAGGCCTATGTCCGCGAAGGCGCCCGCGTGGCTATCGCCGATATTGATTTCGAAGGCGCGCAAGCGGCGGCTGAGAAACTGGGCGGCGGGTCGGCTGCCGTCCGGCTGGATGTCACCGATCAGGCCAGTATTGAACAGGCCGCTGCCCGGACGGTTGCCGACTTGGGCCGGATCGACATCCTGATCAACAACGCGGCCATCTTCACCGCCGCTCCGGTGAGTGAAATTACCCGCAATGACTATGACTGCGCCTTTGCCGTCAATGTCGCGGGCACGCTGTTCACCCTGCAGGCAGTGGCCCGGCACATGATCGAACGCGGCGAAGGCGGCAAGATCATCAACATGGCCAGCCAGGCCGGGCGGCGCGGGGAACCGCTGGTTGCCGTCTACTGCGCCACCAAGGCGGCCGTCATCAGCCTGACCCAATCTGCCGGGCTCAACCTGATCCGGCACGGAATCAACGTGAATGCCATCTCCCCCGGTGTGGTGGAGGGTGAGCATTGGGACGGCGTCGATGCGCTCTTTGCCAAGCATGAGGGCAAGGCGCCCGGCCAGAAGAAGCAAGAGGTGGCGCAGGCGGTGCCTTACGGGCGCATCGGACGGGGGGAGGACTTGACCGGCATGGCTGTTTTTCTGGCCTCGGACGAGGCCGAATATGTCGTTGCCCAGACCTACAATGTGGATGGCGGACAATGGATGAGCTGATGGAACGGGAAACAGCACAACGCGCCCCGGTGAAACTGAACCAGGGGGCGCTGAAGGAGCTGCCCGAAGATGTGGCAGGCCCTCAATACGACCGCAGCGCCCTGAAGCCGGGGATCATCCATATCGGGCTTGGCAACTTTCACCGCGCTCATCAGGCCTGGTACCTGCACCGGCTGTTGCAGCAGGGCATGGCGCAGGACTGGGCCATCATCGGGGCCGGGGTGCGCCCCTATGATGCCGCGATGCGGGAGAAACTGCTGGCGCAGGACTGCCTGACCACGCTGATTGAGCTGTCCCCCGGCAGCGTCTCTGCCGAGATTGCCGGATCAATGATCGATTATCTGCCGATAGAAGAGGGAAACGGCCCGCTGATCCGCACAATGTCCGATCCAGCGATCCGTATCGTGTCGCTGACCGTGACCGAGGGCGGCTATTTCATGGACCCGAATACCGGCGGGCTGGATACGGCACATCCTGACATCCGGCGTGACGCGGAAAACCCAGCCCGGCCCCGCACGGTGTTCGGGGCCATTGCGGCGGCGCTGAAGGCGAGGCGCGGCGCGGGAGCCGGTCCCTTTACCGTTCAGAGCTGTGACAACCTGCGCGGCAATGGCACCGCCACC
Coding sequences:
- a CDS encoding carbohydrate ABC transporter permease — its product is MARAITSQRKALNTALAWGVGLLIFFPILWTILTSFKTEAQAISDPPVFLFFDWTLENYTVVQERSNYGRFLWNSIIIAGGSTILGILIAVPAAWSMAFVPSKRTKDILLWMLSTKMLPAVGVLYPIYLIFIKMGLLDTKVGLVIVLMLINLPIIVWMLYTYFKEIPGEILEAARMDGATLREEVLYILTPMAIPGIASTLLLNVILAWNEAFWTLNLTAAKAAPLTAFIASYSSPEGLFYAKLSAASTMAIAPILILGWFSQKQLVSGLTFGAVK
- a CDS encoding ABC transporter ATP-binding protein — translated: MGRITLDKVSKSFGDVQVIPPLDLTIDDGEFTVFVGPSGCGKSTLLRLIAGLEDVSSGQIRIDKQDATYVPPAKRGLAMVFQSYALYPHMSVRKNIAFPMRMAKVPAEEQNRRIEAAANALNLTDYLDRRPGQLSGGQRQRVAIGRAIVREPSAFLFDEPLSNLDAALRVGMRLEISELHERLETTMIYVTHDQVEAMTMADKIVVLQAGVIEQVGSPLELYHTPRNKFVAGFIGSPKMNFIEGAEAAKHGAHTIGVRPEHIEVSGEAGAWSGVVSVSEHLGSDTFFHVHDSGLAETITVRAGGEVGFRHGDRIFMTPRADVIHKFDAEGLRIA
- a CDS encoding L-iditol 2-dehydrogenase, which produces MKRLAGKTALITGGARGIGRAFAEAYVREGARVAIADIDFEGAQAAAEKLGGGSAAVRLDVTDQASIEQAAARTVADLGRIDILINNAAIFTAAPVSEITRNDYDCAFAVNVAGTLFTLQAVARHMIERGEGGKIINMASQAGRRGEPLVAVYCATKAAVISLTQSAGLNLIRHGINVNAISPGVVEGEHWDGVDALFAKHEGKAPGQKKQEVAQAVPYGRIGRGEDLTGMAVFLASDEAEYVVAQTYNVDGGQWMS